Proteins encoded together in one Aurantiacibacter aquimixticola window:
- a CDS encoding class I SAM-dependent methyltransferase, with translation MARVAASPIVMTGRGWSDYGLVDSGNGRKLERYGDYRFIRPEPQAMWQPRLATSEWDAHGEFIPGSDEDGGGRWHYQKRVPDDGWQLGWNEVRFTAQCTPFRHLGFFPDMAPVWDWMREQLAGREDTETLNLFGYTGVGSLALSRHGRVTHVDASKKSVAQARDNAGLSGMEDTPVRWLVDDAAKFAAREVRRERRYDGIILDPPKFGRGPKNETWRLEDDLPGLIGDCRRLLDGDSRFLFLTVYAVRMSALSIGGLLTEAFADLPGHIECGELAVQEDGPDGRLLPTAIFARWRND, from the coding sequence ATGGCTAGGGTGGCCGCCAGTCCCATCGTCATGACCGGCAGGGGCTGGTCCGATTACGGCCTCGTCGACAGCGGCAATGGCCGAAAGCTGGAACGGTACGGCGACTATCGCTTCATCCGGCCCGAGCCGCAGGCCATGTGGCAGCCTCGCTTGGCGACAAGCGAGTGGGACGCGCATGGCGAGTTCATCCCCGGCAGCGACGAGGATGGCGGCGGACGCTGGCATTACCAGAAGCGCGTGCCGGACGATGGCTGGCAGCTTGGCTGGAACGAGGTCCGCTTCACCGCCCAGTGCACACCCTTCCGCCATCTCGGCTTCTTTCCCGACATGGCGCCCGTGTGGGACTGGATGCGCGAGCAGCTAGCGGGGCGCGAGGATACAGAAACGCTCAACCTCTTCGGCTACACCGGCGTCGGCTCGCTGGCGCTGTCGCGCCACGGCCGGGTTACTCATGTCGACGCGAGCAAGAAATCGGTCGCCCAGGCGCGCGACAATGCCGGGCTCTCCGGCATGGAGGACACGCCTGTCCGCTGGCTGGTGGACGATGCGGCCAAGTTCGCCGCGCGCGAGGTGCGGCGAGAGCGGCGGTATGACGGCATCATCCTCGATCCGCCCAAATTCGGTCGCGGTCCGAAGAACGAGACGTGGCGGCTGGAGGACGACCTGCCGGGCCTGATCGGCGACTGCCGCCGACTGCTGGATGGCGACAGCCGCTTTCTCTTCCTCACCGTCTATGCCGTGCGGATGAGCGCGCTATCGATCGGCGGCCTGCTGACCGAAGCCTTTGCGGACTTGCCCGGCCACATCGAGTGCGGCGAGCTGGCGGTGCAGGAGGACGGTCCGGACGGACGCCTGCTGCCTACCGCCATTTTCGCGCGCTGGCGCAACGACTGA
- a CDS encoding DUF1499 domain-containing protein, producing MNETTDTTATEPAGTSKGKSRITQLIGKFALGGALLVLLIGIGSLILARYGLIDKITGFRGFMYMMWPMIALFVVAVVGIVMGLLRKRGAGWRSPVALVLSVVTLGVIYTQVIAPARAHPPLHDISTDLEEPPEFRQLTLREDNLVPFNNMEEWRSAHREGYPDIQPVVIDRSPEAVLANARTLAEERGWEIVNVDPAQGVLEATATAGFIRFFDDVVVEVTPVADGSTRVDMRSVSRVGVSDLGYNAERVSSFLADLRNM from the coding sequence GTGAACGAGACCACCGACACAACCGCCACCGAACCGGCAGGGACCAGCAAGGGAAAGAGCCGCATCACGCAGCTGATCGGCAAGTTCGCGCTTGGCGGCGCGCTTCTCGTGCTGCTGATCGGGATCGGCTCGCTGATCCTCGCGCGCTACGGCCTGATCGACAAAATCACCGGCTTTCGCGGTTTCATGTACATGATGTGGCCGATGATCGCCCTGTTCGTTGTCGCGGTCGTCGGCATTGTCATGGGTCTGCTGCGCAAGCGCGGTGCGGGCTGGCGTTCGCCAGTGGCCCTCGTGCTGAGCGTAGTGACGCTTGGCGTCATCTACACGCAAGTGATTGCGCCGGCACGCGCGCACCCGCCGCTGCATGACATCTCGACCGATCTCGAGGAGCCGCCCGAGTTTCGCCAGCTCACCCTGCGGGAAGACAATCTGGTCCCGTTCAACAATATGGAGGAATGGCGTTCCGCGCACCGCGAAGGTTATCCCGATATCCAGCCCGTCGTGATCGACCGATCGCCCGAAGCCGTCCTTGCCAATGCGCGCACGCTGGCGGAGGAGCGAGGCTGGGAGATCGTCAATGTCGATCCCGCACAAGGCGTATTGGAAGCGACCGCAACGGCAGGCTTCATTCGCTTTTTCGACGATGTCGTCGTGGAAGTAACGCCCGTCGCCGATGGCAGCACACGGGTCGATATGCGCTCGGTCAGCCGCGTCGGCGTGTCCGATCTCGGCTACAATGCCGAGCGGGTGAGCAGCTTCCTCGCCGACTTGCGGAATATGTGA
- a CDS encoding dihydroneopterin aldolase, whose translation MSDSLYLELADFEHDVHTGIYSEETGKPQPLRFTVRAKLKALDFYDADTSLDESKNYMDLKFACSEALGDRHYKLIEAVADNVCETLFLQDKRIEQVEVKIVKLALSEADERIGITLTRERRG comes from the coding sequence ATGTCCGACAGTCTCTACCTCGAACTCGCCGATTTCGAGCACGATGTGCATACCGGGATTTACTCGGAGGAAACCGGCAAGCCGCAACCCTTGCGCTTCACGGTGCGGGCAAAGCTGAAAGCGCTCGATTTCTACGACGCCGATACATCGCTGGACGAGAGCAAGAATTACATGGACCTGAAATTCGCCTGTTCCGAGGCACTTGGCGATCGGCATTACAAGCTTATCGAAGCCGTGGCCGATAATGTCTGCGAAACGCTGTTCCTGCAGGACAAGCGGATCGAGCAGGTGGAGGTGAAGATCGTAAAGCTGGCACTGAGCGAGGCTGATGAGCGCATCGGCATCACCCTTACGCGAGAGCGGCGCGGGTGA
- a CDS encoding Rossmann fold domain-containing protein, whose amino-acid sequence MSAHRLEARGLPEAPLDAAAAFSTRLVAEARALAPGDLVILFDHADHTHDSWRRAAVEELAREGVPGRVNAVVGPAGEGLEQAATYLERAPGVTGQIFSLA is encoded by the coding sequence GTGAGTGCGCACCGACTGGAAGCGCGCGGCCTGCCAGAAGCGCCGCTCGATGCCGCTGCGGCGTTTTCCACGCGATTAGTTGCCGAAGCGCGGGCATTGGCGCCGGGCGATCTCGTGATACTGTTCGATCATGCGGACCATACGCATGACAGCTGGCGCCGCGCGGCCGTGGAGGAACTGGCGCGCGAAGGCGTTCCAGGCAGGGTGAATGCGGTGGTCGGGCCTGCGGGCGAGGGGCTGGAGCAGGCCGCCACTTACCTCGAGCGCGCACCTGGCGTAACGGGACAGATCTTCTCTCTCGCCTGA
- the moaA gene encoding GTP 3',8-cyclase MoaA: MTAPAPLIDRFDRRVTYLRLSVTDRCDLRCAYCMPERMRFLPKAEVLTLEELHRLALAFIDRGVTKIRLTGGEPLVRRDVMDLVRALGRRLGTGLEELTLTTNGTQLSEHAEALAAAGVKRVNVSLDTLDPALFARLTRRDALVRVLEGIAAAKAAGLRVKLNAVALKGLNEAELPSLMEWAHGEGHDLTLIEAMPLGEVDGERAEHYLPLTAVRDAMEARFTLVPLAGSTGGPARYVKVAETGGQLGFITPLTRNFCASCNRVRVTATGQFYGCLGGAESVDLRAALRSDAPDARLDGALDAAMRLKPERHHFRIAPGVAPTVGRHMSVTGG; this comes from the coding sequence ATGACCGCGCCCGCTCCCCTGATCGACCGCTTCGACCGGCGCGTCACCTACCTGCGGCTGTCGGTCACCGATCGCTGCGATCTGCGATGCGCATACTGTATGCCCGAACGCATGCGCTTTCTGCCCAAGGCCGAAGTGCTGACACTCGAGGAACTGCACCGCCTTGCGCTCGCCTTCATCGATCGCGGCGTGACCAAGATCAGGCTGACCGGCGGTGAACCGCTGGTCCGACGCGATGTCATGGACCTGGTGCGCGCTTTGGGCCGCCGTTTGGGTACTGGGCTTGAGGAACTGACGCTCACCACCAATGGCACGCAATTGTCGGAACATGCCGAAGCGCTGGCGGCGGCCGGTGTAAAGCGCGTCAATGTCAGCCTCGACACTCTCGACCCCGCGCTGTTCGCCCGGCTTACACGGCGCGATGCGCTGGTGAGGGTGCTGGAAGGCATTGCCGCTGCGAAGGCGGCTGGCCTGCGCGTCAAGCTGAATGCGGTCGCGCTGAAGGGGTTGAACGAAGCCGAACTCCCATCGCTGATGGAATGGGCGCATGGTGAGGGCCACGATCTCACGCTGATCGAAGCGATGCCGCTGGGCGAGGTGGATGGCGAACGCGCAGAGCACTACCTGCCACTGACCGCGGTCCGCGATGCGATGGAGGCACGCTTCACACTTGTGCCACTGGCAGGGAGCACTGGCGGCCCTGCGCGCTACGTTAAGGTGGCGGAGACGGGCGGACAACTCGGCTTCATCACTCCCCTCACGCGCAACTTCTGTGCCTCCTGCAACCGCGTGCGTGTCACTGCCACAGGCCAGTTCTATGGCTGCCTGGGCGGCGCGGAGAGCGTGGATCTGCGTGCGGCGCTACGCTCCGACGCACCGGATGCGCGGCTGGACGGGGCGCTGGACGCGGCAATGCGGCTGAAGCCGGAACGCCACCACTTCCGCATCGCGCCCGGTGTCGCACCGACTGTCGGGCGACACATGTCGGTGACCGGCGGCTGA
- a CDS encoding MoaD/ThiS family protein encodes MAVRVILLGKLADLADDPGMTLDAPVDWRRLLDALGPELADAARQDTVRVAVDGDVLGDKTALDAGEGAEVALLPPVSGG; translated from the coding sequence ATGGCGGTGCGCGTGATCCTGCTCGGCAAGCTGGCCGACCTGGCGGACGATCCGGGGATGACACTGGACGCGCCTGTCGATTGGCGGCGGCTGCTCGACGCGCTCGGCCCCGAGCTTGCCGATGCCGCCCGGCAGGATACGGTCCGCGTCGCTGTCGATGGCGATGTGCTGGGCGACAAGACGGCGCTCGATGCGGGTGAAGGCGCGGAGGTCGCGCTGCTGCCGCCGGTCAGCGGGGGCTGA
- a CDS encoding molybdenum cofactor biosynthesis protein MoaE, with protein MRDVQLLETGFSPGKALGLFAKAHPEAGAIASFVGKVRPDGDVKVLEITHYAPLTLPGMKALAEQAEARWALDGLLIHHRVGKLRPRSPIVLVAAAARHRRDAFEAVDFCMDHLKSESWFWKRERRGTGQQGAWHWIEPRDQDRADLARWKI; from the coding sequence ATGCGCGATGTGCAATTGCTGGAAACGGGCTTCTCGCCCGGCAAGGCGCTCGGCCTGTTTGCGAAGGCCCATCCGGAAGCGGGCGCGATCGCCAGCTTCGTCGGCAAGGTGCGGCCCGATGGTGACGTCAAGGTGCTCGAGATCACGCACTATGCGCCGCTTACCCTGCCTGGCATGAAAGCGCTGGCGGAGCAGGCGGAGGCGCGCTGGGCGCTCGACGGGCTGCTGATCCACCATCGTGTGGGCAAGCTACGGCCGCGCTCACCGATCGTGCTCGTCGCCGCTGCCGCGCGCCATCGGAGGGACGCCTTCGAAGCGGTCGATTTCTGCATGGATCACCTGAAGTCCGAAAGCTGGTTCTGGAAACGCGAGCGCCGCGGCACCGGGCAGCAGGGCGCATGGCACTGGATAGAACCGCGCGATCAGGACCGCGCCGATCTTGCGCGCTGGAAGATTTGA
- a CDS encoding Crp/Fnr family transcriptional regulator produces MSLSCSTCPVRDSAACAVLSEEERAELAHAGTARQLGRGETLFRAGDRDAACATLISGALKVTSFDAEGKERILALIHPAGFVGELFAPFPSHDVVALTDCRLCVFARTSMEAALDKHPALSRALLRRAQDDLHAARDLLALGSGCSADAQVGALVLAMARAASDSPCHPAARFDLPLTRCEMASMLGLTIETVSRSLSRLEKDGAIQRKGTRGIELLDPTRLEE; encoded by the coding sequence ATGAGCCTTTCCTGCAGCACGTGCCCGGTGCGCGACAGCGCCGCCTGCGCCGTGCTCAGCGAAGAAGAGCGTGCCGAACTCGCACATGCCGGAACCGCCCGGCAGCTTGGCCGCGGAGAGACGCTGTTCAGGGCGGGAGACCGGGATGCGGCCTGTGCGACGCTGATCAGCGGCGCGCTGAAAGTCACGAGCTTCGATGCCGAGGGCAAGGAGCGCATCCTGGCGCTGATACACCCCGCAGGGTTTGTCGGCGAGCTTTTCGCGCCCTTTCCATCGCATGACGTCGTTGCATTGACCGATTGCCGCCTGTGCGTTTTCGCCCGTACGAGCATGGAAGCGGCTCTGGACAAGCATCCGGCGCTATCCCGGGCGTTGCTTCGAAGAGCGCAGGACGATCTGCATGCCGCCCGCGACCTGCTCGCGCTCGGATCAGGCTGCAGTGCCGATGCGCAGGTCGGTGCGCTGGTGCTGGCCATGGCCCGTGCGGCAAGCGATTCGCCGTGCCATCCGGCAGCGCGTTTCGACCTTCCGCTGACGCGCTGCGAGATGGCCAGCATGCTTGGCCTGACGATAGAGACCGTGAGCCGCTCGCTTTCGCGGTTGGAAAAGGATGGAGCCATACAGCGCAAAGGAACGCGTGGGATCGAACTGCTCGATCCCACGCGTTTGGAGGAGTGA
- the rplU gene encoding 50S ribosomal protein L21, whose protein sequence is MFAVVRTGGKQYRVAEGDKIAVEKLAGDAGETITLGDVLLAGEGADMADASKVTVSAEIIAQAKSEKVTVFKKRRRHNYRRKNGHRQQMTLLRIVGVGEGKKAAAKKAAPKKEEAPKKEAATEAKNAPAKKAETKKAPAKKAAAKKEATAKKPVAKKAAPKKAAATKKSADKSADKK, encoded by the coding sequence ATGTTCGCAGTAGTGCGCACGGGCGGCAAGCAGTATCGCGTCGCCGAAGGAGACAAGATCGCAGTCGAGAAACTGGCGGGTGACGCTGGTGAGACGATCACGCTGGGCGATGTCCTGCTGGCCGGCGAGGGCGCCGACATGGCGGATGCTTCCAAGGTCACGGTCTCGGCGGAAATCATTGCTCAGGCCAAGTCTGAGAAGGTCACCGTCTTCAAGAAGCGTCGCCGTCACAACTATCGCCGCAAGAACGGCCACCGCCAGCAGATGACGCTGCTGCGCATCGTGGGTGTCGGCGAAGGCAAGAAGGCTGCCGCCAAGAAGGCCGCGCCGAAGAAGGAAGAGGCTCCCAAGAAGGAAGCCGCGACCGAGGCGAAGAACGCTCCGGCCAAGAAGGCCGAAACGAAGAAGGCTCCAGCGAAGAAGGCCGCTGCCAAGAAGGAAGCTACTGCCAAGAAGCCGGTCGCCAAAAAGGCTGCGCCCAAGAAGGCCGCCGCAACCAAGAAGAGTGCCGACAAGTCGGCCGACAAGAAGTAA
- the rpmA gene encoding 50S ribosomal protein L27, with the protein MAHKKAGGSSRNGRDSAGRRLGVKKFGSQEVIPGNIIVRQRGTKFYPGSNVGMGKDHTLFALVEGVVRFHDGKLGRKYVSVDAMAQAAE; encoded by the coding sequence ATGGCACATAAGAAAGCAGGCGGTTCATCGCGTAACGGTCGCGATTCGGCCGGTCGTCGCCTCGGTGTGAAGAAGTTCGGCAGCCAGGAAGTTATTCCGGGCAACATCATCGTGCGCCAGCGCGGCACCAAGTTCTATCCGGGCAGCAATGTCGGGATGGGCAAGGACCACACGCTGTTCGCGCTCGTCGAAGGCGTCGTGCGATTCCACGATGGCAAGCTTGGCCGCAAATACGTTTCGGTCGATGCCATGGCGCAAGCTGCCGAATAA
- a CDS encoding GNAT family N-acetyltransferase — protein MFMRTERLFLRPIFPEDWRGVFRGIAVPGIVRNLARAPWPYGEEDARSFCAGAADGDGHRFAITLPETREAPLIGLIGFDPDEEGAFELGYWIGEAWQGRGYATEAAHGVLAITDALGIEAVGAGHFLDNPASGRVLRKLGFAETGEVRLTACAGRGGEQVPTRRYIRRMPMAHPQAA, from the coding sequence ATGTTCATGCGTACCGAGAGGCTGTTCCTGCGGCCGATATTTCCCGAAGACTGGCGCGGCGTCTTTCGCGGCATCGCGGTCCCCGGCATCGTGCGCAATCTTGCCCGCGCGCCCTGGCCGTATGGCGAGGAGGACGCGCGCAGCTTTTGCGCAGGAGCGGCCGATGGCGATGGGCATCGCTTCGCCATCACCCTTCCCGAAACGCGCGAAGCACCGCTGATCGGGCTGATCGGTTTCGACCCGGACGAGGAAGGTGCTTTCGAGCTAGGCTACTGGATAGGGGAGGCGTGGCAGGGGCGAGGCTACGCCACAGAGGCCGCGCACGGTGTGCTGGCAATCACCGATGCACTTGGGATCGAGGCAGTCGGCGCGGGTCATTTTCTCGACAATCCGGCGAGCGGCCGTGTGCTTCGCAAGCTGGGCTTCGCGGAAACTGGAGAGGTGCGTCTGACAGCCTGTGCGGGACGAGGCGGAGAGCAAGTGCCGACGCGGCGCTATATCCGCCGGATGCCGATGGCGCATCCACAAGCTGCATGA
- a CDS encoding metal-dependent hydrolase, translating into MTAHPHWQAERRAETTLTVRNLRFARDVRRERGLDPVASAWFAALSASFPRGEAMFIDAVKLHRDGVSEPLASEIRDFVKQEVNHSREHLAFNRAIADAGYEMDVIDERIADLVADTHKAPPIVQLAITAALEHFTAMFAHEFLKSPDRHISHGMGDPELWAWHSVEEIEHKSVAYDTWLHATRDWPDRKRWLLRNIVMLRVTVRFLRNRMRDALDLLAQDGITGLGARLRLIRYLTVSPGMLRRIARPWLAWFKPGFHPWDIDDRDLIERWESAQQRETETA; encoded by the coding sequence ATGACTGCGCATCCCCACTGGCAAGCCGAGCGCCGCGCCGAAACGACGCTGACCGTGCGGAACCTGCGCTTTGCGCGTGATGTGAGGAGGGAGCGTGGCCTGGATCCCGTCGCTTCGGCCTGGTTCGCCGCGCTTTCCGCCAGCTTCCCGCGCGGCGAAGCCATGTTCATCGATGCCGTGAAGCTGCACCGCGATGGCGTATCCGAACCGCTGGCGAGCGAGATCCGCGATTTCGTCAAGCAGGAAGTCAATCACTCGCGAGAACACCTCGCTTTCAATCGCGCGATTGCCGATGCCGGTTACGAGATGGACGTGATCGACGAGCGCATCGCCGATCTTGTCGCCGATACGCACAAGGCGCCGCCCATCGTGCAGCTCGCCATCACAGCCGCGCTCGAGCATTTCACGGCGATGTTCGCGCACGAATTCCTGAAATCGCCGGATCGCCACATCAGCCACGGCATGGGTGATCCGGAACTCTGGGCTTGGCACTCGGTCGAGGAAATCGAGCACAAATCCGTCGCTTACGACACCTGGTTACACGCGACACGCGATTGGCCCGATCGCAAGCGGTGGCTTTTGCGAAACATCGTCATGCTGCGCGTTACCGTCCGGTTCCTGCGTAATCGCATGCGCGACGCGCTCGATCTGCTGGCGCAGGACGGCATCACCGGTCTCGGCGCGCGACTGCGGTTGATCCGTTACCTGACAGTAAGCCCCGGCATGCTGCGCCGGATCGCCCGGCCATGGCTCGCCTGGTTCAAGCCAGGCTTCCACCCGTGGGATATCGACGATCGCGATCTGATCGAGCGGTGGGAAAGCGCTCAGCAGCGCGAAACCGAAACCGCCTGA
- a CDS encoding TetR/AcrR family transcriptional regulator, which produces MSTRKRLSPEESRAAALEAARVLLIEAGPQAVTLKAVAGRVGRTHANLLHHFGSAAGLQKELARHLAQTVCNSIMDAVEATRAGIGSPREVVDLTFDAFGREGGGALASWMLASGNEDALDPIIEAIHKLVHDLHPEETHASGELKMHETTFTIVLLALGDALVGEQLAETLSVKRSVARERAEEILVAGFLSNGVSV; this is translated from the coding sequence ATGTCAACAAGGAAGCGTCTGAGTCCCGAGGAAAGCCGCGCCGCTGCGCTGGAAGCTGCGCGGGTCTTGCTGATCGAGGCGGGCCCACAGGCGGTGACGCTGAAAGCCGTCGCGGGCCGGGTGGGGCGCACGCATGCCAACCTTCTGCACCATTTCGGCAGCGCCGCCGGGCTGCAGAAGGAGCTTGCCCGCCACCTGGCGCAGACGGTGTGCAATTCCATCATGGATGCGGTCGAGGCAACCCGCGCCGGGATCGGCAGCCCGCGCGAAGTCGTCGACCTGACTTTCGATGCCTTCGGGCGCGAGGGTGGAGGGGCCTTGGCCAGCTGGATGCTCGCCTCGGGCAATGAGGACGCGCTCGACCCGATAATCGAGGCGATTCACAAACTGGTGCACGATCTCCACCCCGAAGAGACCCACGCTTCCGGCGAGCTCAAAATGCACGAGACGACTTTCACCATCGTCCTGCTGGCGTTGGGAGACGCGCTGGTCGGAGAGCAGCTGGCAGAGACGTTGTCGGTCAAGCGTTCGGTTGCGCGGGAACGGGCAGAGGAAATCCTCGTCGCCGGTTTTCTGAGCAATGGCGTCTCGGTCTAG
- a CDS encoding YgfZ/GcvT domain-containing protein — translation MNQARLTDRAVVRVSPQDGAEDSAAFLQGLLTNDVTGETPVYAGLLTPQGKAMFDMFVWRDGMDMLLDCEAAHAQELAKRLSLYRLRRKIAIEVDPTLAVYWSASPAEGFAPDPRLSHLGFRRIGAVEEISAGDNDYRAHRLKHGVAEGQGELGDILWLETNAAELNGVSFSKGCYIGQENTARMNWRQKVNRRLVVVPLDRSEEKRCKAEYPDLGLAVDHLRVVDIAPDLVPDWMQLETEA, via the coding sequence ATGAATCAGGCCAGATTGACCGATCGCGCGGTGGTGCGCGTGTCTCCGCAGGACGGCGCCGAGGATAGCGCGGCTTTCCTCCAAGGCTTGCTGACCAATGACGTGACAGGTGAAACGCCCGTCTATGCCGGATTGCTTACGCCGCAGGGCAAGGCGATGTTTGACATGTTCGTCTGGCGCGATGGGATGGACATGCTGCTCGATTGCGAAGCCGCCCACGCACAGGAACTGGCCAAAAGGCTGTCGCTCTATCGGCTGCGGCGCAAGATCGCGATCGAGGTCGATCCGACACTTGCGGTGTATTGGAGCGCTTCGCCCGCAGAGGGTTTTGCACCCGATCCGCGCCTGTCCCACCTCGGTTTCCGGCGCATCGGCGCTGTGGAGGAGATCTCTGCCGGTGACAACGATTACCGCGCACATCGACTGAAGCATGGCGTCGCAGAGGGACAGGGCGAACTCGGCGACATCCTGTGGCTGGAAACCAACGCTGCGGAACTGAACGGCGTGAGCTTTTCCAAGGGCTGCTATATCGGGCAGGAAAACACAGCGCGGATGAATTGGCGGCAAAAGGTCAACCGCCGGCTCGTCGTGGTGCCTTTGGATCGATCGGAAGAGAAACGGTGCAAGGCGGAATATCCCGATCTGGGCCTCGCCGTCGATCACCTGCGCGTCGTCGATATCGCGCCGGATCTTGTCCCGGACTGGATGCAGCTGGAGACCGAAGCCTAG
- a CDS encoding patatin-like phospholipase family protein, which yields MMRAYDQVVFSGGGIRCFWHGGFMSVVGDFEDVRPARISSASGGALSAATWIGGRETDLLAVMSEAFRHNSSNVDADSSNFTPHQEIYRAVVEVTLDQEAIERIMAGPVYEVYLSVPPKHVAPRAAAALYGVLYKLDQAVRSTPHLTMTTAAGLQHLCVDARQAARDGRLVDLICAAATIPPVFDVPDWDGKRVLDGGMFDKAPLPSSSRGETLVLLTSRYRNLPQTRHRTYVQPSREVAADKIDFTDASKVTDTWDQGERDGEAWLAKQKEDS from the coding sequence ATGATGCGCGCATACGATCAGGTGGTGTTTTCCGGGGGCGGCATTCGCTGCTTCTGGCATGGCGGATTTATGAGCGTCGTCGGCGATTTCGAGGATGTGCGTCCGGCCCGGATCAGCAGCGCATCGGGCGGCGCGCTGAGCGCGGCGACCTGGATCGGCGGGCGAGAAACCGATCTGCTTGCCGTGATGAGCGAAGCCTTTCGCCACAATTCGTCCAATGTCGATGCCGACAGCAGCAATTTCACGCCGCATCAGGAAATCTATCGTGCCGTGGTGGAGGTGACGCTCGACCAGGAAGCGATCGAGCGAATCATGGCAGGGCCGGTCTATGAGGTATACCTCTCCGTCCCTCCGAAGCACGTCGCCCCGCGTGCCGCAGCGGCGCTTTACGGCGTTCTCTACAAGCTCGACCAGGCAGTGCGATCCACGCCGCACCTCACGATGACCACTGCGGCGGGGCTACAGCATCTGTGCGTCGATGCCCGGCAGGCGGCGCGAGACGGCCGTTTGGTCGATCTGATCTGTGCCGCGGCGACGATCCCGCCCGTATTCGATGTGCCCGACTGGGATGGCAAACGCGTCCTCGACGGCGGAATGTTCGACAAGGCGCCATTGCCGAGCAGCAGCCGTGGCGAAACGCTCGTTCTGCTCACCAGCCGCTATCGCAACCTGCCGCAGACTCGCCATCGCACCTATGTCCAGCCGAGCCGCGAAGTGGCAGCGGACAAGATCGACTTCACCGATGCCAGCAAAGTGACCGATACGTGGGACCAGGGCGAGCGTGACGGCGAAGCCTGGCTGGCCAAGCAGAAAGAGGATTCATGA
- the pyrC gene encoding dihydroorotase, with product MTQSLTIRRPDDWHVHLRDGEMLEGVAEHTARQFARAIVMPNLSPPVTTADAARAYRERILAAVPEGMAFEPLMTCYLTDKTDPADIRRGFAEGVFTAAKLYPAGATTNSDSGVTDVANIRGVLEMMAEIGMVLCVHGEVTSADIDIFDREAVFIERVLAPLLADLPALKVVFEHITTEDAVRFVEGQGDNVAATITPQHLHINRNAMLVGGIRPHAYCLPVAKREKHRLALRKAATSGNPKFFLGTDSAPHAREAKESACGCAGIFNAPYALESYLAVFEEEDALERFEGFASLYGPAFYGLPVNANTITLEKRDCAVPDIVDAGEVRLVPFHAGETLGWTYTG from the coding sequence ATGACCCAATCGCTCACCATCAGGCGTCCCGACGATTGGCACGTTCACCTGCGCGATGGGGAGATGCTGGAAGGCGTGGCCGAGCATACCGCGCGCCAGTTTGCTCGCGCGATCGTCATGCCCAATCTCAGTCCGCCGGTGACGACAGCCGATGCCGCGCGCGCCTATCGAGAGCGGATCCTCGCGGCGGTGCCGGAAGGCATGGCGTTCGAGCCGTTGATGACCTGCTACCTGACCGACAAGACCGACCCAGCTGACATACGGCGCGGCTTCGCCGAAGGCGTCTTTACAGCCGCCAAGCTCTATCCGGCTGGCGCGACGACGAATTCAGACAGCGGCGTGACCGATGTCGCGAACATCCGCGGCGTGCTGGAGATGATGGCCGAGATCGGCATGGTGCTGTGCGTTCATGGCGAGGTGACCAGCGCCGACATCGACATTTTCGACCGAGAGGCCGTCTTTATCGAACGCGTTCTCGCGCCGCTGCTGGCCGACTTGCCCGCGTTGAAGGTCGTCTTCGAGCACATTACGACCGAGGACGCGGTGCGCTTCGTGGAAGGGCAGGGAGACAACGTCGCGGCGACGATCACACCGCAGCATCTTCATATCAACCGCAACGCAATGCTAGTGGGGGGCATCCGTCCGCACGCCTATTGCCTGCCGGTTGCGAAGCGGGAGAAGCACCGTCTGGCTCTGCGCAAGGCAGCGACTTCTGGCAATCCGAAATTCTTCCTTGGCACGGATAGCGCGCCCCATGCGAGAGAAGCCAAGGAAAGCGCCTGCGGGTGCGCGGGTATCTTCAACGCGCCCTACGCGCTCGAAAGCTATCTTGCGGTGTTTGAGGAGGAAGACGCTCTGGAGCGGTTTGAAGGCTTCGCTTCGCTATATGGTCCGGCATTCTATGGTCTGCCGGTGAATGCGAACACCATCACGCTCGAAAAGCGCGATTGTGCCGTGCCAGACATTGTGGATGCGGGAGAAGTTCGGCTCGTGCCCTTCCACGCGGGCGAGACGTTGGGCTGGACCTACACCGGCTGA